The Mycolicibacterium fluoranthenivorans genome has a window encoding:
- a CDS encoding neutral zinc metallopeptidase, with the protein MNRRRWAGTVFSACVLLLVTSCAHTLQGNAVSVFADPFRVAGMPATDGPTGLRDDAAAPTRTARDTDGGQIDHLAESSVSDIEEFWQQAYPQAFDGEFTPVKELISWDADGFDGEFCDSNTYNLVNAAFCHDDNTIGWDRGVLMPSLRKANGDMAVTMVLAHEYGHSVQKQAKLTRKATPTLVSEQQADCLAGVYMRWVAEGHSSRFTLSTADGLNNLLAAMISFRDPLLKEGDSAAGEDEHGSAFERISAFQFGFTDGASSCASIDPAEIKQRRGDLPVLLPEDQSGELQITEASVRSIVDAMGILFAPKNPPQLTFDRPACADAHSDAAVTFCPASNTISVDLPALEAMGAQSEAEPGTGLTTGDNTAYSVLVSRYMQAIQHERGGLALDSAKAALRTACLTGVATVKMTHAVNTPDGNTIQLTAGDVDEAISGILSNGLVASDVNGESVPSGFSRIDAFRVGVLGDEDRCFKRFP; encoded by the coding sequence ATGAATCGCCGACGGTGGGCGGGAACCGTGTTCAGCGCGTGCGTGCTGCTGCTGGTGACCTCCTGCGCGCACACGCTGCAGGGCAACGCGGTGTCGGTGTTCGCCGATCCGTTCCGGGTGGCCGGGATGCCCGCCACCGATGGGCCCACCGGCCTGCGTGACGACGCTGCCGCGCCGACCCGCACGGCGCGCGACACCGACGGCGGACAGATCGACCACCTGGCCGAGAGCTCCGTCAGCGATATCGAGGAATTCTGGCAGCAGGCCTACCCGCAGGCATTCGACGGTGAATTCACCCCTGTCAAAGAGCTGATCTCCTGGGATGCCGACGGTTTCGACGGCGAGTTCTGCGACTCGAACACCTACAACCTGGTCAATGCGGCGTTCTGCCACGACGACAACACCATCGGCTGGGATCGTGGCGTGTTGATGCCCTCGCTGCGCAAGGCCAACGGCGATATGGCCGTCACCATGGTGCTCGCGCACGAATACGGACATTCGGTGCAGAAGCAGGCCAAGCTCACCCGCAAGGCCACCCCCACCCTGGTCTCCGAGCAGCAGGCCGACTGCCTGGCCGGCGTCTACATGCGCTGGGTCGCCGAGGGACATTCCAGCCGGTTCACGCTGTCCACCGCAGACGGCCTGAACAACCTGCTGGCGGCAATGATCTCGTTCCGCGATCCGCTGCTCAAAGAGGGGGATTCCGCCGCAGGCGAGGACGAACACGGCTCGGCCTTCGAGCGGATATCGGCCTTCCAGTTCGGCTTCACCGACGGCGCGTCGTCCTGTGCCTCGATCGACCCCGCGGAGATCAAACAGCGCCGCGGCGACCTGCCGGTGCTCCTGCCGGAAGACCAGTCGGGCGAACTGCAGATCACCGAGGCGTCGGTGCGCTCCATCGTCGATGCCATGGGCATCCTGTTCGCACCGAAGAACCCGCCCCAGCTGACCTTCGACCGGCCCGCGTGTGCCGATGCCCATTCCGACGCGGCCGTGACCTTCTGTCCGGCGAGCAACACCATCTCGGTGGATCTGCCCGCGCTGGAGGCCATGGGCGCCCAGTCCGAAGCCGAGCCCGGCACGGGCCTGACGACCGGCGACAACACCGCCTATTCGGTGCTGGTGTCCAGGTATATGCAGGCGATCCAACACGAGCGCGGCGGCCTGGCCCTCGACAGCGCCAAGGCCGCGTTGCGGACGGCCTGCCTGACCGGCGTCGCGACGGTGAAGATGACCCACGCGGTGAACACCCCGGACGGCAACACGATTCAGCTCACGGCCGGCGATGTCGACGAGGCCATCTCCGGGATCCTCAGCAACGGTCTGGTGGCCAGCGATGTCAACGGGGAGTCCGTACCGTCGGGCTTCTCGCGTATCGACGCCTTCCGGGTCGGTGTGCTGGGCGATGAGGACCGCTGCTTTAAGCGGTTCCCCTAA
- a CDS encoding tetratricopeptide repeat protein, which produces MTRPRSSLGPALAGAVDLSALKQPPPSQAAAAGPSGAVQVTEANLEAEVLVRSGEKPVVVLLWTPRSEASAALGDAFAELAAADGGSWVLAMVNVDTTPRVAQMFGVQAVPTVVAVVGGQPVASFQGPQPPEQLRRWIDSLLQAAGNPGGGGDEAEQVDPEVEAARAHLDNGDFDAALAAYRAILAAKPNDAEATGAIRQISFLQRATTHSPDAVAAADAAPDAIEAAFAAADVEILQQSVAPAFNRLIALVKRTAGDDRTKVRTRLIELFELFDAADPDVIAGRRNLANALY; this is translated from the coding sequence GTGACACGACCCCGGTCTTCTCTGGGCCCCGCGCTGGCTGGCGCGGTCGATCTGTCGGCCCTCAAGCAACCTCCGCCCTCACAAGCCGCCGCCGCGGGCCCGTCGGGTGCCGTTCAGGTAACCGAAGCCAACCTCGAAGCCGAGGTCCTGGTCCGTTCCGGCGAGAAACCCGTGGTGGTGCTGCTGTGGACCCCACGCAGCGAGGCCAGCGCCGCGCTCGGCGACGCCTTCGCCGAGCTGGCCGCGGCCGACGGCGGCAGCTGGGTGCTGGCCATGGTCAACGTCGACACCACCCCGCGGGTGGCGCAGATGTTCGGCGTGCAGGCGGTACCCACCGTGGTGGCAGTGGTCGGCGGGCAGCCGGTCGCCAGCTTCCAGGGGCCGCAGCCGCCCGAGCAGCTGCGGCGGTGGATCGACTCACTGCTGCAGGCCGCGGGCAACCCCGGCGGCGGGGGAGACGAGGCCGAGCAGGTCGACCCCGAAGTGGAGGCCGCCCGCGCGCATCTGGACAACGGTGACTTCGACGCCGCCCTGGCCGCCTATCGGGCGATTCTCGCGGCCAAGCCCAACGACGCCGAGGCCACCGGGGCGATCCGGCAGATCTCGTTCCTGCAGCGGGCCACCACGCACAGTCCCGACGCCGTGGCGGCGGCCGACGCCGCCCCCGACGCTATCGAGGCCGCATTCGCCGCCGCCGATGTCGAGATCCTGCAGCAGAGCGTCGCACCGGCGTTCAACAGGCTGATCGCGCTGGTCAAGCGGACCGCGGGCGATGACCGCACCAAGGTGCGGACCCGCCTGATCGAACTTTTCGAACTGTTCGACGCCGCCGACCCGGATGTCATCGCGGGCCGGCGCAACCTGGCCAACGCCCTGTACTGA
- a CDS encoding DUF3817 domain-containing protein, with translation MARMVSGERAASWFRLVAGAEAVSWVGLLVGMYFKYLGTPRTEIGVKVFGPIHGGIFIAFVVLALLVGLAHKWSLSTWTAALLASIVPLASVIFVIWADRTGRLGVRSDGKTTRGEPAGSSAPAT, from the coding sequence ATGGCACGCATGGTCAGCGGTGAACGCGCCGCGAGTTGGTTCCGGCTGGTGGCCGGCGCCGAAGCCGTCAGCTGGGTCGGTCTGCTGGTGGGGATGTACTTCAAATACCTGGGTACACCCCGCACCGAGATCGGCGTGAAGGTGTTCGGCCCGATCCACGGTGGCATCTTCATCGCCTTCGTGGTGCTGGCGCTGCTGGTCGGGTTGGCCCACAAGTGGTCGTTGTCCACCTGGACAGCGGCATTGCTGGCCAGCATCGTGCCGTTGGCGAGTGTGATCTTCGTCATCTGGGCGGATCGCACCGGCCGGCTGGGTGTCCGAAGCGACGGGAAGACAACGCGGGGCGAACCAGCCGGGTCGAGCGCGCCGGCGACGTGA
- a CDS encoding MspA family porin yields MSIRSATFGTCAVALVLWAPVAVADPADPPAIQPAAADAPPPDEVPPPPVDDGRVPSAPPQTVKTPDGWTLTVSSKDEVQLPIAPLTTAVSSREYSAGGVFNGSLVPPDSASAPRGVLEVGYQIGCGIDMSTSNGVTLTGSVGLNSGLGLSGPLGALPTGVAPIFSIPVSGGIGVALKPGIVNIVPVVKKEFKGPDPWVMVSNFHIKIDGCVGQSFLRSYAVLTRSTDQSDVVLGYYGVTKQV; encoded by the coding sequence ATGTCGATCCGGTCCGCCACCTTCGGCACCTGTGCCGTCGCGCTGGTGCTGTGGGCACCTGTTGCGGTAGCCGACCCGGCGGACCCGCCGGCGATCCAACCGGCCGCCGCCGACGCACCGCCGCCCGACGAGGTGCCACCACCGCCGGTCGATGACGGCAGGGTCCCGTCGGCGCCGCCGCAGACCGTGAAGACGCCCGATGGCTGGACACTGACGGTCTCGTCCAAAGACGAGGTCCAGCTGCCGATCGCGCCGCTGACGACGGCTGTCTCCTCCCGGGAGTACAGCGCGGGCGGCGTGTTCAACGGATCGTTGGTGCCCCCGGATTCCGCGTCGGCGCCCCGGGGTGTGCTGGAGGTCGGCTACCAGATCGGCTGCGGAATCGACATGAGCACGTCCAACGGAGTCACCCTGACCGGCTCGGTGGGTCTGAACAGTGGTTTGGGCTTGAGCGGGCCGCTGGGCGCGCTGCCCACCGGCGTGGCACCGATCTTCTCCATCCCGGTGAGCGGCGGTATCGGCGTCGCGTTGAAGCCCGGCATCGTCAACATCGTCCCGGTGGTGAAGAAGGAGTTCAAAGGCCCGGATCCGTGGGTGATGGTGTCCAACTTCCACATCAAGATCGACGGCTGTGTGGGCCAGTCGTTCCTGCGGTCCTACGCGGTGCTGACCCGTTCGACGGATCAGTCCGATGTCGTGCTCGGGTATTACGGGGTGACCAAACAGGTTTAG
- a CDS encoding acetyl-CoA C-acetyltransferase has translation MTTSVIVAGARTPVGKLMGSLKDFSGTDLGAIAIKGALEKAGVDASVVDYVIMGQVLTAGAGQMPARQSAVAAGIGWDVPALTINKMCLSGIDAIALADQLIRAGEFEVVVAGGQESMSQAPHLLPKSREGFKYGDTTLVDHLAYDGLYDVFTDQPMGALTEQRNDVDQFTRAQQDELAAQSHQKAAAAWKDGVFADEVVPVQIPQRKGDPLEFNEDEGIRANTTAESLSGLKPAFRKDGTITAGSASQISDGAAAVVVMSKAKAQELGLSWLAEIGAHGVVAGPDSTLQSQPANAIKKAMAREGITVDQLDVVEINEAFAAVSLASARELGLDEAAVAAKVNVNGGAIAIGHPIGMSGARITLHAALELARKGSGYAVAALCGAGGQGDALILRRP, from the coding sequence ATGACGACCTCGGTGATCGTGGCGGGCGCCCGCACCCCGGTGGGCAAGCTGATGGGCTCGCTCAAGGACTTCTCGGGTACTGATCTGGGGGCGATCGCCATCAAAGGTGCGCTGGAGAAGGCGGGTGTGGACGCCTCCGTCGTGGACTACGTGATCATGGGTCAGGTGCTGACCGCCGGTGCCGGTCAGATGCCGGCACGCCAGTCCGCCGTCGCCGCCGGGATCGGCTGGGATGTGCCCGCCCTGACCATCAACAAGATGTGCCTGTCGGGTATCGACGCCATCGCGCTGGCCGATCAGCTGATCCGCGCCGGCGAGTTCGAGGTCGTGGTCGCCGGTGGCCAGGAATCGATGAGCCAGGCCCCGCACCTGCTGCCCAAGAGTCGCGAGGGCTTCAAGTACGGCGACACCACGCTGGTGGATCACCTGGCTTACGACGGTCTGTACGACGTGTTCACCGACCAGCCGATGGGCGCGCTCACCGAGCAGCGCAACGATGTCGACCAGTTCACCCGCGCCCAGCAGGACGAACTGGCCGCCCAATCGCACCAGAAGGCCGCGGCGGCCTGGAAGGACGGCGTATTCGCGGATGAGGTCGTGCCGGTGCAGATCCCGCAGCGCAAGGGTGACCCGCTCGAGTTCAATGAGGATGAGGGCATTCGCGCCAACACCACCGCCGAATCGCTGAGCGGACTCAAGCCCGCCTTCCGCAAGGACGGCACCATCACCGCCGGTTCGGCCTCGCAGATCTCCGACGGAGCCGCGGCGGTCGTCGTGATGAGCAAGGCCAAGGCGCAGGAGCTCGGGCTGAGCTGGCTGGCCGAGATCGGTGCGCACGGTGTGGTCGCCGGTCCGGACTCGACGCTGCAGAGCCAGCCGGCCAACGCGATCAAGAAGGCCATGGCGCGCGAGGGCATCACGGTCGATCAACTCGATGTCGTCGAGATCAACGAGGCGTTCGCCGCGGTGTCGCTGGCGTCGGCCCGCGAATTGGGGTTGGACGAGGCGGCTGTCGCTGCCAAGGTGAACGTCAACGGCGGCGCCATTGCCATCGGCCACCCGATCGGGATGTCCGGTGCCCGGATCACCCTGCATGCGGCGCTGGAGCTGGCACGCAAGGGCTCGGGTTACGCCGTCGCCGCGCTGTGCGGAGCCGGTGGCCAGGGCGACGCGCTGATTCTGCGCCGCCCCTGA
- the glgB gene encoding 1,4-alpha-glucan branching protein GlgB: MTRINPATSTHLRPDDADLHRLLTGEHHDPHSILGAQEYGDHTVIRALRPHAETVAAVIGGVRYEATHIDGGLFAVAVPITGLIDYRLELGYPGAPVLTVADPYRFLPTVGEMDMHLFAEGRHERLWEMLGAHPRTFTTADGPVPGVSFAVWAPNAKGVSLIGEFNHWDGIEAPMRSLGSSGVWEVFWPGFPTDGMYKFRVHGADGVVSDRADPMAFATEVPPHTASRVNTSSYEWSDGDWMAGRTLRNPVFEPMSTYEVHLMSWRPGLSYRQLADELTEYVVAQGFTHVELLPVAEHPFGGSWGYQVTSYYAPTSRLGTPDEFRHLVDTLHQAGIGVIVDWVPAHFPKDAWALGRFDGTALYEHADPRRGEQLDWGTYVFDFGRPEVRNFLVANALYWLQEFHIDGLRVDAVASMLYLDYSRPADGWTPNEYGGRENLEAVQFLQEMNATVHKIHPGIVTVAEESTSWPGVTRPTNLGGLGFSMKWNMGWMNDTLAYIARDPIHRSFHHHEMTFSMLYAFSENYVLPISHDEVVHGKGTLWGRMPGNDHNKAAGVRSLLAYQWAHPGKQLLFMGQEFGQRAEWSEERGLDWYQLGEQSFSTGIQQLVADINRLYRSRRALWSRDTVPDGYSWIDANDSANNVLSFLRFGDDGSVLACVFNFSGSEHAQYRLGLPHTGTWREVLNTDATIYNGAGLGNLGSVEATAQPWHGRPASAVMSLPPLAALWFEPA; this comes from the coding sequence ATGACCCGGATCAACCCGGCCACCAGCACTCACCTGCGTCCCGACGATGCCGATCTGCACCGCCTGCTGACCGGCGAGCACCACGACCCGCACTCCATCCTGGGTGCCCAGGAATACGGCGACCACACCGTCATCCGCGCCTTGCGCCCGCACGCCGAGACGGTGGCCGCCGTGATCGGCGGGGTGCGCTACGAGGCCACCCATATCGACGGCGGATTGTTCGCGGTGGCGGTGCCGATCACCGGACTGATCGACTACCGACTGGAGCTCGGCTATCCGGGTGCGCCCGTGCTCACCGTGGCCGACCCGTACCGATTCCTGCCCACGGTGGGCGAGATGGACATGCACCTGTTCGCCGAGGGCAGGCACGAGCGGCTGTGGGAGATGCTGGGCGCACATCCGCGCACCTTCACCACCGCCGACGGCCCGGTACCCGGGGTGTCGTTCGCGGTGTGGGCGCCGAATGCCAAGGGCGTCAGCCTTATCGGCGAGTTCAATCATTGGGATGGCATCGAGGCGCCGATGCGCAGCCTTGGTTCGTCCGGCGTGTGGGAGGTGTTCTGGCCCGGCTTCCCCACCGACGGCATGTACAAGTTCCGGGTACACGGCGCCGACGGCGTGGTGTCCGACCGGGCCGATCCGATGGCCTTCGCCACCGAGGTGCCACCGCACACCGCATCGCGGGTGAACACCAGCTCGTATGAGTGGAGCGACGGCGACTGGATGGCCGGACGCACCCTGCGCAACCCGGTATTCGAGCCGATGAGCACCTACGAGGTGCACCTGATGTCGTGGCGGCCGGGCCTGAGCTACCGCCAGCTGGCCGACGAACTCACCGAATACGTGGTGGCACAGGGCTTCACCCATGTGGAGTTGCTCCCGGTCGCCGAACATCCGTTCGGCGGGTCGTGGGGGTACCAGGTCACGTCCTACTACGCGCCGACCTCACGGCTCGGTACGCCCGACGAGTTCCGGCACCTGGTCGACACACTGCACCAGGCCGGGATCGGTGTCATCGTCGACTGGGTGCCCGCCCATTTCCCGAAGGACGCCTGGGCACTCGGACGGTTCGACGGCACCGCCCTCTACGAGCATGCCGACCCCCGACGTGGCGAGCAACTCGACTGGGGTACTTACGTATTCGACTTCGGCCGGCCCGAGGTGCGCAACTTCTTGGTGGCCAACGCGCTGTACTGGCTACAGGAGTTCCACATCGACGGGCTGCGGGTCGATGCCGTGGCCTCCATGCTGTACCTGGACTACTCGCGGCCCGCGGACGGCTGGACACCCAACGAATACGGCGGCCGGGAGAATCTGGAAGCAGTGCAGTTCCTGCAGGAGATGAACGCCACGGTGCACAAGATCCACCCGGGCATCGTCACCGTCGCCGAGGAGTCCACCTCATGGCCCGGCGTCACCCGCCCGACCAACCTTGGCGGCCTTGGCTTTTCCATGAAATGGAACATGGGCTGGATGAACGACACGCTGGCCTACATCGCCCGCGATCCCATCCACCGCAGCTTCCACCATCACGAGATGACCTTCTCGATGCTGTACGCGTTCAGCGAGAACTACGTGCTGCCGATCAGCCACGACGAGGTGGTGCACGGCAAGGGCACCCTGTGGGGCCGGATGCCGGGCAACGACCACAACAAGGCCGCCGGCGTCCGAAGCCTGCTGGCCTACCAGTGGGCACACCCCGGTAAACAGCTGCTGTTCATGGGACAAGAGTTCGGGCAGCGCGCCGAATGGTCCGAGGAACGTGGGCTGGACTGGTATCAGCTGGGCGAACAGAGCTTCTCCACCGGCATCCAGCAGCTGGTCGCCGATATCAACCGGCTGTACCGCAGCCGTCGTGCCCTGTGGTCCAGGGATACCGTTCCCGACGGTTACTCCTGGATCGACGCCAACGACTCGGCCAACAATGTGCTGAGCTTCCTGCGCTTCGGCGATGACGGATCGGTGCTGGCCTGCGTGTTCAACTTCTCCGGAAGCGAGCATGCCCAGTACCGCCTCGGGTTGCCCCATACCGGGACGTGGCGTGAGGTGCTCAATACCGACGCGACGATCTACAACGGTGCCGGGCTGGGCAATCTCGGCTCTGTCGAGGCCACCGCACAGCCCTGGCACGGCCGTCCCGCGTCGGCGGTGATGTCGCTGCCGCCGCTGGCCGCGCTCTGGTTCGAACCGGCCTGA
- a CDS encoding virginiamycin B lyase produces MRGFLDIAVPGGPYALNPGPDGAVWVTLVHSGEIARIAPDGDLRVYPVHPDSKPSIIAAGPDGALWFTRNGDDRIGRIEVDGARSEIELPYGSAPFGLCVGPDGALWFTAAASGAVGRVDAGGAVDMVAVPGGGPSMITAGPDGALWFTLNGASAIGRVDMAGKLSTRQTPTPSAGPVGITATHDDAVWFTAIRADKLGRIPMNEAIQELDLPGKPHAVVADQADGVWVSLWGADQLARVGADGEVATIDLPPGSEPHGVAMAPDGALWVALESGYVLRLPVG; encoded by the coding sequence GTGAGGGGGTTTCTCGACATCGCCGTGCCCGGCGGTCCGTATGCGCTGAACCCCGGACCCGACGGGGCCGTCTGGGTGACGCTGGTGCACAGCGGCGAGATCGCGCGCATCGCGCCCGACGGTGACCTCCGCGTCTATCCGGTGCATCCCGACAGCAAGCCGTCGATCATCGCCGCGGGCCCCGACGGTGCGCTGTGGTTCACCCGCAACGGTGACGACCGGATCGGTCGCATCGAGGTGGACGGTGCCCGAAGCGAGATCGAATTGCCTTATGGCAGTGCACCTTTCGGTCTTTGTGTGGGTCCCGATGGTGCGCTGTGGTTCACCGCGGCAGCCTCCGGGGCGGTGGGGCGGGTCGACGCGGGCGGTGCCGTGGACATGGTGGCCGTGCCCGGAGGGGGACCGTCGATGATCACCGCGGGACCCGACGGCGCCCTGTGGTTCACGCTCAACGGTGCCAGTGCGATCGGGCGGGTGGACATGGCGGGAAAGCTGAGCACCCGGCAGACTCCGACGCCGTCTGCCGGGCCGGTGGGGATCACCGCGACCCATGACGACGCGGTCTGGTTCACCGCCATCCGGGCCGACAAGCTCGGGCGGATCCCGATGAACGAGGCGATCCAGGAACTCGACCTGCCCGGCAAACCGCACGCGGTGGTGGCCGACCAGGCCGACGGGGTCTGGGTGAGCCTGTGGGGTGCCGACCAGTTGGCCCGGGTCGGTGCCGACGGCGAGGTCGCGACCATCGACCTGCCGCCGGGAAGCGAACCGCACGGGGTGGCGATGGCACCCGACGGTGCGCTGTGGGTGGCACTGGAATCGGGATACGTGTTGCGCCTGCCTGTCGGCTGA
- a CDS encoding alpha-1,4-glucan--maltose-1-phosphate maltosyltransferase produces the protein MPGRIEIDDAAPVLSGGRFPAKAVVGEVVPVSAAVWREGHDAVAATLVVRYHGSAYPQLVSDPPGMKPSPPAPATPPRIKPLALPMALGRTPDVFHGQFTPDRFGLWTFRVDGWGDPISTWRKAVTAKLDAGQGETELSNDLLVGAHLLERASTGVPREHRQPLLDAAAALRSPGDPLTRAGLALSPAVGDLLRKYPLRELLTRGEQFGVWVDRPLARFSSWYEMFPRSTGGWDSEGKPVHGTFASAAKELPRIARMGFDVVYLPPIHPIGKVHRKGPNNSVTAAPGDVGSPWAIGSDEGGHDAVHPDLGGIEGFDDFVAAATDHGLEVALDLALQCAPDHPWAKTHPEWFTVLPDGTIAYAENPPKKYQDIYPLNFDNDPAGLYEEVLRVVRYWISHGVKIFRVDNPHTKPPNFWAWLIGKVKDESPDVLFLSEAFTRPVRLYGLAKLGFTQSYSYFTWRTAKWELTEFGEEIAKYADCARPNLFVNTPDILHESLQHGGPGMFAIRAALAATLSPVWGVYSGYELFEHEAVRAGSEEYLNSEKYELRPRDFEGALASGRSLEPFLTRLNEIRRLHPALAQMRTIKFHHIDNDALLAYSKFDPISGDCVLVVVTLNAFGPEESTLWLDMEALGMEAYERFWVRDEITGEEYQWGQSNYVRLDPVRTVAHVINMPLIPHDARMTLLRRE, from the coding sequence GTGCCCGGTCGTATCGAGATCGATGACGCAGCGCCCGTGCTGTCCGGTGGGCGTTTCCCCGCCAAGGCTGTGGTCGGCGAGGTGGTACCCGTCAGCGCGGCGGTGTGGCGCGAAGGCCACGATGCGGTGGCCGCAACGCTGGTGGTGCGCTATCACGGCTCGGCATATCCGCAGCTGGTCAGCGATCCGCCGGGGATGAAACCGAGTCCGCCCGCCCCTGCCACCCCACCGCGGATCAAACCCCTGGCGCTGCCCATGGCGCTGGGCCGCACGCCCGATGTGTTCCACGGCCAGTTCACGCCGGACAGGTTTGGGCTGTGGACTTTCCGGGTAGACGGCTGGGGTGACCCGATCAGCACCTGGCGAAAGGCGGTCACCGCCAAACTCGACGCCGGGCAGGGCGAGACCGAACTGTCCAATGACCTCCTCGTCGGTGCCCACCTGCTGGAGCGCGCCTCGACCGGGGTACCACGCGAGCACCGACAGCCACTTCTGGACGCGGCGGCGGCGCTGCGCAGTCCGGGGGATCCGCTGACCCGCGCCGGCCTTGCCCTCTCTCCCGCGGTCGGTGACCTGCTGCGGAAATACCCGCTGCGCGAATTACTCACCCGTGGTGAACAATTCGGCGTGTGGGTGGATCGGCCGCTGGCCCGGTTCTCGTCCTGGTACGAAATGTTCCCGCGTTCCACCGGTGGATGGGACAGCGAGGGAAAGCCGGTGCACGGCACCTTCGCCAGTGCTGCCAAGGAGTTGCCGCGCATCGCTCGGATGGGTTTCGACGTGGTGTATCTGCCCCCCATCCACCCGATCGGCAAGGTCCATCGCAAGGGTCCGAACAACTCGGTGACCGCCGCGCCCGGCGATGTCGGGTCACCGTGGGCGATCGGCAGTGACGAGGGCGGCCACGACGCGGTCCATCCCGATCTCGGCGGGATCGAGGGATTCGACGATTTCGTCGCTGCGGCAACCGATCACGGCCTGGAGGTGGCCCTGGATCTGGCGTTGCAGTGCGCACCGGATCATCCCTGGGCCAAGACACATCCGGAGTGGTTCACGGTGCTGCCCGACGGCACCATCGCCTACGCCGAGAACCCGCCGAAGAAGTACCAGGACATCTACCCGCTGAACTTCGACAACGACCCGGCCGGGCTCTACGAAGAGGTCCTGCGGGTGGTGCGCTACTGGATCTCGCACGGCGTCAAGATCTTCCGAGTCGACAACCCGCACACCAAACCACCGAACTTCTGGGCGTGGCTGATCGGTAAGGTCAAAGACGAGAGCCCCGACGTCCTGTTCCTCTCCGAGGCGTTCACCCGGCCGGTGCGGTTGTACGGCTTGGCCAAACTGGGCTTCACCCAGTCCTATTCGTACTTCACCTGGCGCACCGCCAAGTGGGAGCTCACCGAGTTCGGCGAGGAGATCGCCAAGTACGCCGACTGCGCCCGGCCCAATCTGTTCGTCAACACCCCCGACATCCTGCACGAATCACTGCAGCACGGCGGCCCCGGGATGTTCGCCATCCGGGCCGCGCTGGCCGCCACGCTCAGCCCGGTGTGGGGGGTGTACTCCGGCTACGAACTCTTCGAACACGAAGCGGTACGCGCCGGCAGCGAGGAGTACCTGAACTCCGAGAAGTACGAGCTGAGGCCACGAGATTTCGAGGGGGCGCTCGCCTCGGGGCGGTCTCTTGAACCATTCCTGACCCGGCTCAACGAGATTCGGCGCCTGCACCCGGCGCTGGCCCAGATGCGCACGATCAAGTTCCACCATATCGACAACGACGCGCTGCTGGCCTACAGCAAGTTCGACCCGATCAGCGGCGACTGCGTCCTGGTGGTGGTGACCCTCAACGCCTTCGGCCCGGAGGAGAGCACGTTGTGGCTGGACATGGAAGCACTCGGCATGGAGGCCTACGAACGGTTCTGGGTTCGCGACGAGATCACCGGCGAGGAGTACCAATGGGGCCAGTCCAACTATGTGCGCCTCGATCCCGTCCGGACCGTCGCCCATGTCATCAACATGCCGCTGATCCCGCACGACGCCCGAATGACCCTACTGCGAAGGGAGTGA